gggtaggtttcttcatgaaagttgtttgtctatgtcttaacctatcactgtaaaaatttcaggtcaattgaccatttctacagtgagttatggccaaatgaaactgttcatttggtcattttgcagtttctgggtgcagggtatccggattggggccaacttttggtcctcttgatttggtcttttgggcatagtttcttcagcaaaaatgtgccattataagtctagtttcatgtccaattggccaaacaccaattggaccaacacagccaaagatatggcagtccaagtgggctagaatcacagccatcctgctgcactcactaggcagcatactcattcactttgccatgctatatttcagtccaaattatggtcaaatttcctcaaatggtcactaattgaccattagaatgttcttgaacaatttcataagccaagtcaaattttcacccccaaaccctagcccaaattcaaggttcacccatattaccttagtttaactcactaattcattatccacatgtatatattctttaatcatgatctttagtccactttaagtccatcaaaacaatcactcttatcccttccttagggctgccaaaattcagggcatgcatacacataaatttcattcatttggctttcaaattcttactcccttttaagtctttaacatgaaaataaagagttctaagtatatatgtgcactaacctttaagtagcacttcttggacttgtattctccttagaatttctcctctttgtagctgcctagagcttccttagggtgtgtggataagttttagtgaaggtgacttagggttttggggtgaggaaagcatggaaattgaagctttagaaagtttgttaatggaggagtgagggaggaggtgtaaaacgttttgaagaagaaggaaaagggctgttgtttttttcacttcaattttctgcccatttgactcattttaattggtttatggacatgtgtcacaaggtgatttggtgagaatgcttagtgacataagcatgaggtcaaaattgcaattttaattcattttctttttttttctttgctactcattttcaattcaatttttagcaatatttattcacattttatgtcataataattatttactcaactggacaagtcggccaaaaatcgtctctgaaggcgaaatgaccaaaatgccctccgtttggcttaacgggtgaaaattgtctgtaccgattgaaaaatttttctaaatatttttttggcattctaatgccataggaacctcaatgacccttctctggagtcccaaaaattattttataatttttcccccgagtctagggctcctagttgcgagaaccgcaacttctttctggttacccatcgcttgggcaccggctcatttcacttggttgtattttatttctaaaatttttaccaaatttttcttattaatatttgagttaattatggtccctcactttagtttaaatatttttccggacgttctagctgtctggactgacaccggtcaccgaaacagtagaatgtacggagttgttacagtgagggtgttacaaaatgatttttaatttataCACTAACagcatattaataaaatattatattttcatctcataataataataataataataataataataataataaattattcattcatattaaaaaaatagaCTTTTTTGTAATatctattttgatattttagtCTAACATACGTGTGAgtgtaaatttaattaataagtaaaaaagtaattaaatttactttactcttaaattttgatataatttaaaatatatttaacttatttttaataattaaaaatatttttaaacaatgtacatatattttatttttatatactaaACTTATTACTATAAAAATAGTGTTAGACTTTCTTTTAGATGAgttaattaattttactttttaaatcattattatttttattatcttcttttataattaaaatctactgttaaatatttttttattataaaattttattttattatatattaatattaattgattttaatctaaattatatacacataattaatatgcaatataataaataataaaaattatatttgaattgactaaataattttaataattatagatatattaaaaattttatttataaaatgtaagtataatattttatattattataaaatattatttatttcatataaATCTTTTACTTATtacttatattaatataataaatacataaaaCAAAAATCGCAACATCGCGCGGCTCCTAAGGACAATGAAATCCTTTTGCCCTTATGAATGAATCAGCCAGCGCCTTTGCAAGAGCTCAaaggactatatatatatatatatatatatatatatatattatttaaaattaataaaatatataattcaataaaaaatagCAAACATTGATTATTATttagtaaaaatataatttataatttttattaattataataattatatggcTAATTAAATTTTACCCCTCCCATTTAATCCTGTGTTTGCCTCTGAGCGGGGGAGTATATATTTTCATCATATAAAAGTTCAATTGAAATGATATTCTGttaacttttaatttaattttattaaaaaattcatttaaaaaaattatgtatttagaataaatttcaaattataaaacttttaaattttattatttagaataattaattaataaaataaatactttttttgattttatccttatttcgaAAAGTAAATATAACTTTAAAGTAAAATTATTCTGAGTTTTTAGTAGAatgttttattaaataaattgaatttttatgaaattacgTTATTTTTGGTGTAAATTAATTTCAGTCAAGATATTTGCTtttaactaaaataatattttttttgttaatttataatattttaaatatgggtattgattaaataaaatttaatttagcctaattacattaaaaaatatatatatttgcatggattttttagttttagttacaattttatttaattgatcaatttatcaaaattgaattaaaaattattttttaaattgacttaaaattttattttaatttcttttctctttattcTTACCAtaaaagtaaaagaaatgagaaaggagaaagaaaataaaatgaaaaaactatttttaataaatatatttaattttttaatttcaatccTTTTATTGAATTGGCCAGTGAATAAAATAacaatgaaattaaaaattaaatataaataattaaaattaaaatatttgattgTGAGTTGTGAATATTTGTACTATTTTTAGTATTTACTGTTGTAGACattttcaggtcaattttagacATTGAGATTAAGTCATAATTTTAGACAATTTTAAATATCTGAATTTTGCTATAACACTAGTGCATAAATGGTGATATCAAACTGTATATGCAGGTTTCAAGCATAATTAAATCTCAAGATTTGCACATAAACAAGGAAAGGCATAAATGATTCAATATACACCATAGTTGTCCAGAAAATAGCAGATTCAAACAAAAAACAAGAATTGAACGGATTCTTTCTTCTTCTCAGAAGTTGTACACATGCTCAAAACTATACCTGCCCCGTCCCTTATTAAAATCTTTCCTTTCAGAGGAACAGCTCAATAATGGACACGCTATTTAGTATTTACCATTGCCTTCACCAATAAGCAAAGGCTCAAGAAGATGATGAAGAGGGAGCAGCTTGGTTGAAAGGAACCTGTTCGGCGCAACTAAGCACTTCATGAGGCCCTGCCTCCTCTCTGCCAACACCCATCAGGTCTAGGTAGTATAGGTAGTGAGAGATGACATTGTTCATCGATTCATCGTCGCCTTTCCCACAAGCCTGATCTCCGTAGAGAACATTAATGGTAGCGCCAAAACCAGGTACCCTCTTGGACAGAGTGTCATTCTTGGTAGGCTTCCAGTTGCCCACGAATACATCATGAGCTGATGGTTGATTCTTCTTTTCTGGAGTCATCCACTTCCAAATTGCAGCCTGGAATGCTAGTGTGGCATTGTTTTCAATGTATTCTGGATGATTCAACAAATCAACCTTCAGGGCTTCTCCAGTCTTGCCATAGTTGTAGTTCCTGTAACAAAAGCATTAgtgaaaaaagaaaacaaaatgctTCTTAGGATTTGGGGGGCATCTAGTCAAATAGGTAGAATTTCAGAAGAGGTAGAATTGAACTATAAATCTGAATATTACTTCTTGTCCGCACACAAAGAAGAAATTATTCTACCAACTTTCTGCCGAAAGGTGGGTGGTGCTCCTGCCTTTCATAGGAAAATACAAGTACCAGTAAAATTGCTTGAAAGAAACTATAAAATCAtctaattttacttttatttccCCATAAATTAGGAATCCTTTTTTGGAAATAATTAAGTGGAGTATGGTTAATCCTTTTTAGGAAATAATTAAGTAGAGCATGGTTAATGTGGCAATTTAGATGAAATATATTAAAATGAATATATTTCAAGTATCTCAGTTAAAGGAGAAAATTAAGGAgggggaacaaaaaggaagcaaTCATTTTCTcgggaaattttaaaattttcgagCTTTCCTGTTCGCATTGGCCATTTAAGCGGATAAAATAAGTATGGAATTGCACATCATATGGTTAAAAGAGATGCATACCAATAGATAGGCAGGGCACCCCTGCCGTGGTATGAAGCTCCAGGAGTGCATGGATAGGTGTACTTATAGTAGTCATCACAGTACAATTTGCTGGGGCTCATTTCCTTGTTGTAGCATAAGCCCCAGGCCAGTGGTCCTCCTGTGGCCACTCCATAGCCACCTGAAAAATTCATCACCAATGCCCTTATAATTCATATATAGAAGAACAAGTATCATCAATTCAGTCGATTCAATCTTCtaacaaaaggaaaaaaagaaattgCAAATGCGGAACAGAAATCTTTCAACTTACACGAAGTTTTGCTGCCCACATGCCCAAGGAAAGCAGCAACTTCCTTCTGAGCCTTGAGTTTTCCTCCAGTGGTACCAAACCCATGAGGCTGGTAAACCGCAGCAGCAGTTATAAAAGAATGGTAGTCCCAAAATCCTGCTGCATGAGCCACAGGTGTATTACGCTTTGAAAACAAGTTCTCAAACTGGTAGGTCTGGAAGTAATCAGAAATAGTCTCGTTGCAGCAATATGCAGACAAGCCTTTGCACTCCCATCCCTTGTCGCACAACTTCTTGCCCTTCACAATCTTCACCAATGGCTTTACTGAAGATGGTTGATCATCACCTCCATTTACCACTACCACTAATATTAACAATGCCATTGTGGCAAGAACACAATTTGTGGCCTTCATATTGGGTTTTGCCAAAGAATGTGTTTTGGGGAATTGGATTTCTCTTGGTTGTTGTGGCAAGGAAATTGAATGTGATATTTAAAAGACGGTGGTTGGAGATTGCTTTGgtagagtgaaaagaatagaaAGCGAAGGCCTAACCCATTAGGAGAGAGAGATTTTTCAGAGCTGAGGTGGCTGCAGTAGCTGCTTTTGCTTGCTTTCTGTTCTTCTTCAATTGCAAGCAAAGTAATGGCTGAAGGGGCTAATCACCGAGCTGAGACGGACCTGTAAGTCCATCTGTACTTCTGTAGTGTAGTAGGCCTCACATGGGCTTCATCACAGCAATAGACTTCAGCCCTGAATTTGATTTAAGCCTCAAACAATACTGCATGAGACCCGCCGTGTTTCTAAATTTTATGAATTCTTTCATAAAAATTACTcaattgtaatttttttaaaatttgtttagttttaatttaatattattaaaatcattgtaattaaatataacatcttttaataatttttttaatatataatataattttaatgtaattttacttttataattaaattataatatatataaaattagatgttatttttattttttttaaataattctaaATATAAAcacattaaattatattataaaaataattttaacaatgAAATGTGAATCAACACATACATTTCATCGAACATTTTGGCTGCGGTACAAATTTAGTCCTTTCTCTGGAGCCATCAAGCCGTCAATCAATGACTAATGAAATCAGCAGTCGGCGATATCAACTTTCGCCCCTGCTCCTGAGCCGTCGTTATGTGGAGATCAATAccaaccaatttttttttttttttttaaaacataaaCAGTGCAAACTCAAATGtcttttcctgtttattttattcAGCTTGGCCTGTACAGTTTTGTTTATTACCTATTATTTGTTGGACGAACTAATGCTGCCATTAAAACAACTCATTTCCCTTACGTCTCTCGCCACATTGTAATTGTAATTGGCTGACGATATACCTACAGGAGACTTTTTCCCATTTCCAACAAAAATTACCCTTTCGTTTTCCCTCTCTCCCTCTGCGACAATTGGGCAATTGCAATTGTGAGATTATTTTTGGAAATTTTTACCTTTTTCCcctaaattgtaataataataatcttcGATTGATTGCTTTCTACTTGCAGATTGTTtgattttgagaatttttttggGTTCGCTTTCTTCGGTTAATTTATATGCGCTTAGTTCGTCAATGGAAACTGGTGTGCAGGGGCATCTTGTGGGCTCGGAGATTCATGGATTTCATACGCTGCAAGGTTTTTAGCTATGCTGTAATTTATGTTTGGGTTTTATTTAAGTGTTTGAGCATCGGAAAATTGGTAATTGAGCTTAGGCATGGCATGCTGAGCATTTTGCAAGcgccatttttctttttttttttggaagtgGAAAGCATAGCTAATttgctctttggaagtgctttcaCTTGGTTTTGAAAGCAAAATTTGTGGTAGTTTTGGATTTAACAGAGCAAAATCAGTGCTTTAATGTACCGAGCAAACGGTAGCCCGACAAGCTTGGAGCTTCCAAATTGATGGAAAAAACGTACTTTTATGTGACGAGAATTTTAACGAAAGTAATGAAAAAGTGGTTTCACGTCTTTTGTTCATtggcaagtttttttttttttaactaaccaAGACGTGCTTTTAAATTCTCATCTCTCCGTAGTATTATAAGAATTTTCTCTAACATTATAAGGTTATTGGAATGAGGTTTTGACAAGTCAGCATCATTTCGTGGTCTTGTACGTTAAATTTAGGAAtactttaaataatattaaaaaaaatagtataGTTGAAACAAAGTGGTAGGAGTTCAAAAGagtaaagtaagaaaagtttaaaaATGAGTTTCTCGAGTCTGAAATAtgaaagctggatatggaggctaaCGGTATGTAGATAAAGATGGTATCAAAAATTAGAGAAGTAGTTAGAAAAGTATTTGGAGAGTTTAGAGgatatggaccaccctcaaaatagaaatggtggtggaatgaggaagtacaaaagcagtgaagagaaagagggaatagtataagaaattatttaagtgtgataataatgaggcatatgaacagtacaagataataAAGAAAGAGACAAGCAAATGcgtaggcctttgaaaagttatatgagaaacttagaactaaagaaggagagaaagatatttatagattagcaaggaggaaagaaaagaaatgtcaagatctcaatgaaGCTAggcgcattaaggataaagaaggaaaattgttggtgaaagatgagggtactaaagaaaaatgaaaaaattattttaatgatatatttaataatagttaaaataGTAATAACGTGAATATAAACTATAgagtaatagaaaagaatgtgaattatactagaaggattatatctttagaagtaaatgaagcacttaagagaatgaaagtgggaaaagcctgtggacccgatgaaataccaattgaattgtttgggagatatgggagtggcatggttaattaaattgtttaatgcgattctaaactcaaagaaaatgcctgatgaatggaggaggagtattttagtacatattttaaaaataagggagatatacagagttgctcaaactacactatactcaactcaactcaactaaacctttatttcaaaaatttggagtcggctatatggattctctttctccactctaaacgatttttggttaaatcctcggaaatgtgtaatgcttctaggtcatgttgtactattctcctccaggtcagtttaggtctacccattttttttttctatcatcTAATCTAATGtattctacttgtctaactggagcctccgtatgtctacgcttcacatgaataaaccatctcaatctctcttctcttaatttatcctcaattgacaccactcctaccttttctctaatactctcattatagactttatttagtctagtatggtcactcatccatCTTAACATTTTCATCTCCACAGCTCTTATCTTAGGTACATATGACTCATTCAGTACTCAACacttactaccatataacatggctgatcgtatggctgtacgg
The Hevea brasiliensis isolate MT/VB/25A 57/8 chromosome 15, ASM3005281v1, whole genome shotgun sequence genome window above contains:
- the LOC110633008 gene encoding chitinase-like protein 2 — encoded protein: MKATNCVLATMALLILVVVVNGGDDQPSSVKPLVKIVKGKKLCDKGWECKGLSAYCCNETISDYFQTYQFENLFSKRNTPVAHAAGFWDYHSFITAAAVYQPHGFGTTGGKLKAQKEVAAFLGHVGSKTSCGYGVATGGPLAWGLCYNKEMSPSKLYCDDYYKYTYPCTPGASYHGRGALPIYWNYNYGKTGEALKVDLLNHPEYIENNATLAFQAAIWKWMTPEKKNQPSAHDVFVGNWKPTKNDTLSKRVPGFGATINVLYGDQACGKGDDESMNNVISHYLYYLDLMGVGREEAGPHEVLSCAEQVPFNQAAPSSSSS